Proteins from a genomic interval of Lelliottia amnigena:
- the tolA gene encoding TolA protein, producing MSKATEQNDKLKRAIIISAVLHVILFAALIWSSFDEHIDAAAGGGGGSSIDAVMVDPGAVVQNYNREQQQQASAKRAEEQRDKQAQQQAEELREKQAAEQERLKQLEKERLQAQEAAKEQADQQKQAEDAAKKAQQQQKQAEEAAAKAAADAKVKADAQAKVAADAAKKAAADAQKQAEAEAAKKAAADAQKKAEAEAAKKAAADAQKKAEAEAAKKAAQEAEKKATADAAKKAAAAEKAAAEKAAAAEKAAADKKAAAAEKAAADKKAAADKAAAAKAAAAKKAAADKASASDVDDLFGDLSSGKNAPKTGGGAKGNNASPAGSGNTKNNGASGAEISGYAGQIKSAIESRFYDASSYAGKTCTLRIKLAPDGMLLDIQSEGGDPALCTAALAAARQAKMPKPPSQAVYEVFKNAPLDFKP from the coding sequence GTGTCAAAGGCAACCGAACAAAACGACAAGCTTAAGCGAGCGATAATTATCTCGGCAGTGCTGCACGTCATTTTATTTGCAGCGCTGATCTGGAGTTCGTTCGATGAGCATATAGATGCAGCAGCTGGCGGTGGCGGTGGATCGTCCATCGACGCCGTCATGGTAGATCCTGGTGCGGTAGTGCAAAACTATAACCGTGAGCAACAGCAACAGGCGAGTGCGAAACGTGCTGAAGAGCAGCGTGACAAACAGGCGCAACAGCAAGCCGAAGAACTGCGTGAAAAGCAGGCGGCGGAGCAAGAGCGCCTGAAACAGCTCGAGAAAGAACGTTTGCAAGCGCAAGAAGCGGCAAAAGAGCAGGCGGATCAGCAAAAACAAGCTGAAGACGCGGCGAAGAAAGCACAACAGCAGCAGAAGCAAGCTGAAGAGGCGGCCGCCAAAGCCGCAGCGGATGCAAAAGTGAAAGCAGATGCTCAGGCAAAAGTAGCCGCTGACGCAGCGAAGAAAGCTGCCGCCGATGCGCAAAAACAAGCCGAAGCGGAAGCCGCTAAAAAAGCAGCTGCTGATGCTCAGAAAAAAGCTGAGGCAGAAGCGGCTAAGAAAGCGGCTGCCGATGCTCAGAAGAAAGCAGAAGCCGAAGCGGCCAAGAAGGCAGCTCAGGAAGCCGAGAAAAAAGCCACTGCTGATGCGGCTAAGAAAGCTGCAGCAGCAGAGAAAGCCGCCGCAGAAAAAGCGGCTGCTGCTGAGAAGGCTGCCGCCGATAAAAAAGCGGCTGCTGCAGAAAAAGCTGCCGCAGATAAGAAAGCGGCTGCCGATAAAGCAGCTGCAGCCAAAGCCGCCGCAGCCAAAAAAGCCGCGGCAGATAAAGCCTCTGCGTCAGATGTTGACGACCTTTTCGGTGATTTAAGCTCAGGTAAGAATGCACCGAAAACGGGCGGTGGGGCGAAAGGAAACAATGCGTCACCAGCAGGAAGTGGTAACACTAAGAATAACGGTGCTTCTGGCGCTGAAATCAGTGGTTATGCCGGGCAGATAAAATCTGCTATTGAAAGTCGATTTTATGATGCCTCATCTTACGCCGGTAAAACGTGTACTTTGCGTATAAAACTGGCGCCAGATGGTATGTTGCTCGATATTCAGTCCGAAGGGGGCGATCCAGCCTTGTGTACAGCAGCTCTTGCTGCAGCGCGCCAGGCGAAAATGCCAAAACCACCTTCGCAGGCGGTTTACGAAGTCTTTAAAAATGCACCACTGGACTTCAAACCTTAA
- the pal gene encoding peptidoglycan-associated lipoprotein produces MQLNKVLKGLMIALPVMAIAACSSNKNASNDQSGEGMMGAGTGMDANGSGNMSSEEQARLQMQQLQQNNIVYFDLDKFDIRSDFAAMLDAHANFLRSNPSYKVTVEGHADERGTPEYNISLGERRANAVKMYLQGKGVSADQISIVSYGKEKPAVLGHDEAAYSKNRRAVLVY; encoded by the coding sequence ATGCAACTGAACAAAGTGCTGAAGGGGCTGATGATCGCTCTGCCTGTAATGGCAATCGCAGCGTGTTCTTCTAACAAGAATGCAAGCAACGACCAGAGCGGCGAAGGCATGATGGGCGCTGGTACTGGTATGGACGCTAACGGTAGCGGCAACATGTCTTCTGAAGAACAAGCTCGTCTTCAGATGCAACAGCTGCAGCAGAACAACATCGTTTACTTCGATCTGGATAAATTCGATATCCGTTCTGACTTCGCTGCGATGCTGGATGCACACGCTAACTTCCTGCGTAGCAACCCATCTTACAAAGTCACCGTAGAAGGTCATGCTGACGAACGTGGTACTCCAGAGTACAACATCTCCCTGGGTGAACGTCGTGCTAACGCCGTTAAAATGTACCTGCAGGGTAAAGGCGTTTCTGCTGACCAGATCTCCATCGTTTCTTACGGTAAAGAAAAACCTGCAGTACTGGGTCACGACGAAGCGGCTTACTCCAAAAACCGTCGTGCTGTACTGGTTTACTAA
- the zitB_2 gene encoding zinc transporter ZitB codes for MAHAHSHSDSPRDDNAKRLMLAFGITATFMVVEVIGGLISGSLALLADAGHMLTDAAALLFALIAVHFSRRPPNTRHTFGWLRLTTLAAFVNAIALVVITILIVWEAFQRFRHPQPIAGMTMMMIAVAGLLANIAAFWILHRGSGEKNLNVRAAALHVLGDLLGSVGAIVAALVIIYTGWTPVDPILSVLVSCLVLRSAWGLLRGERE; via the coding sequence ATGGCGCATGCACATTCTCACTCGGATTCGCCGCGGGACGACAACGCTAAGCGCTTAATGCTCGCGTTTGGCATTACTGCGACCTTTATGGTGGTCGAGGTGATTGGCGGGCTGATCTCTGGCTCGCTGGCTTTGCTGGCCGACGCGGGCCATATGCTCACCGACGCCGCCGCGCTGCTTTTCGCCCTCATCGCAGTACACTTTTCCCGTCGCCCGCCCAATACGCGCCATACTTTCGGCTGGCTTAGGCTCACGACGCTCGCGGCTTTCGTCAATGCTATCGCGCTGGTCGTCATAACGATTTTGATTGTGTGGGAAGCTTTCCAGCGTTTTCGCCATCCGCAACCTATCGCTGGAATGACGATGATGATGATTGCCGTTGCAGGATTACTGGCCAATATCGCCGCATTCTGGATTTTGCATCGTGGCAGTGGGGAGAAGAACCTTAACGTGCGCGCAGCGGCGCTGCATGTCCTGGGCGATTTGCTCGGGTCGGTGGGTGCCATTGTGGCGGCGCTGGTGATTATCTATACCGGCTGGACACCCGTTGACCCGATTTTGTCGGTGCTGGTGTCCTGTCTGGTCTTACGTAGCGCCTGGGGTTTGTTGCGGGGAGAGCGTGAATGA
- the tolQ gene encoding colicin uptake protein TolQ, giving the protein MTDMNILDLFLKASLLVKLIMLILIGFSIASWAIIIQRTRILNAASREAEAFEDKFWSGIELSRLYQESQGRRENLSGSEQIFYSGFKEFARLHRANNHAPEAVVEGASRAMRISMNRELETLENHIPFLGTVGSISPYIGLFGTVWGIMHAFIALGAVKQATLQMVAPGIAEALIATAIGLFAAIPAVMAYNRLNQRVNKLELNYDNFMEEFTAILHRQAFTSTESNKG; this is encoded by the coding sequence GTGACTGACATGAATATCCTTGATTTGTTCCTGAAGGCTAGCCTTCTGGTTAAACTTATCATGTTGATTTTGATTGGTTTTTCAATCGCATCCTGGGCCATCATCATTCAGAGAACCCGTATCCTCAACGCGGCCAGCCGTGAAGCTGAAGCCTTTGAAGATAAGTTCTGGTCTGGTATTGAGCTTTCTCGCTTGTATCAGGAAAGCCAAGGGCGTCGCGAAAATCTTTCAGGCTCCGAACAAATTTTTTATAGCGGTTTCAAAGAGTTCGCTCGTCTCCATCGTGCGAATAATCATGCACCGGAAGCCGTTGTCGAAGGCGCTTCGCGCGCGATGCGCATTTCCATGAACCGTGAGCTGGAAACGCTTGAAAACCATATTCCGTTCCTCGGCACTGTCGGTTCTATCAGCCCGTATATCGGCCTGTTTGGTACCGTGTGGGGGATTATGCATGCCTTTATCGCGCTGGGCGCGGTGAAGCAGGCAACGCTGCAAATGGTTGCACCGGGTATCGCAGAAGCACTGATCGCGACCGCAATTGGTCTGTTTGCCGCTATTCCTGCAGTTATGGCTTATAACCGACTGAACCAGCGCGTGAACAAACTTGAGTTGAACTACGACAACTTCATGGAAGAGTTCACTGCGATTCTGCACCGTCAGGCGTTTACCAGCACCGAGAGTAACAAGGGGTAA
- the aroG_1 gene encoding phospho-2-dehydro-3-deoxyheptonate aldolase: MNYQNDDLRIKEINELLPPVALLEKFPATENAANTVSHARKAIHKILNGNDDRLLVVIGPCSIHDPAAAKEYAARLLALREELKGELEVVMRVYFEKPRTTVGWKGLINDPHMDNSFQINDGLRIARKLLLEINDAGLPAAGEFLDMITPQYLADLMSWGAIGARTTESQVHRELASGLSCPVGFKNGTDGTIKVAIDAINAAGAPHCFLSVTKWGHSAIVNTSGNGDCHIILRGGKEPNYSAKHVEEVKAGLEKAGLSANVMIDFSHANSSKQFKKQMDVGADVCQQLVNGEKAVIGVMIESHLVEGNQNLESGEPLVYGKSVTDACIGWDDTDTLLRQLADAVKARRG, translated from the coding sequence ATGAATTATCAGAATGACGATTTACGTATCAAAGAGATCAATGAGTTATTACCCCCTGTCGCACTCCTTGAAAAATTCCCCGCCACTGAAAACGCTGCGAATACCGTTTCTCATGCCCGTAAAGCGATCCACAAAATCCTTAACGGCAATGACGATCGTTTGCTGGTCGTCATCGGTCCCTGTTCCATTCACGATCCCGCAGCGGCGAAAGAGTATGCCGCGCGTCTGCTCGCGCTTCGCGAAGAGCTGAAAGGTGAGCTGGAAGTGGTCATGCGTGTCTATTTCGAAAAGCCGCGCACCACGGTGGGCTGGAAAGGGCTGATCAACGATCCGCACATGGACAACAGTTTCCAGATCAACGACGGACTGCGTATTGCGCGCAAACTGCTGTTGGAAATCAACGATGCTGGCCTGCCTGCGGCGGGTGAGTTCCTGGATATGATCACTCCGCAATACCTTGCCGATTTGATGAGCTGGGGTGCCATTGGTGCCCGAACCACCGAATCCCAGGTACACCGCGAATTGGCGTCAGGTTTGTCTTGCCCCGTTGGTTTTAAAAACGGAACGGACGGCACGATTAAAGTGGCTATTGATGCGATCAACGCCGCGGGTGCGCCGCACTGCTTCCTGTCCGTGACCAAATGGGGTCACTCCGCGATTGTGAATACCAGCGGTAATGGCGACTGCCACATTATTTTGCGTGGCGGTAAAGAGCCAAACTACAGCGCTAAGCATGTTGAAGAAGTCAAAGCGGGGCTGGAAAAAGCGGGCCTTTCTGCGAACGTGATGATTGATTTCAGCCATGCTAACTCCAGCAAACAGTTCAAAAAACAGATGGACGTCGGCGCCGATGTTTGCCAGCAACTGGTTAACGGCGAAAAAGCGGTGATTGGCGTGATGATTGAGAGCCATCTGGTCGAGGGTAATCAGAATCTGGAGAGCGGTGAACCGCTGGTCTACGGCAAGAGCGTGACGGATGCTTGTATTGGCTGGGATGATACCGATACGCTTCTGCGCCAATTGGCCGATGCGGTAAAAGCGCGTCGCGGGTAA
- the ybgF gene encoding tol-pal system protein YbgF — MSSNFRHHLLSLSLLIGIAAPWAAFAQAPISSVGSGSVEDRVTQLERISNAHSQLLTQLQQQLSDNQNDIDSLRGQIQESQYQLNQVVERQKQILLQMDSLSSGAAGAQPAAGDQTGAATATPAPSTDASASAGAPVQSGDANTDYNAAIALVQDKSRQDDAIAAFQSFVKKYPDSTYQPNANYWLGQLNYNKGKKDDAAFYFASVVKNYPKSPKASDAMFKVGVIMQDKGDTAKAKAVFQQVVSKYPGTEGAKQAQKRLGSMG; from the coding sequence ATGAGCAGTAACTTCAGACATCACTTGTTGAGTCTGTCGTTACTGATTGGTATAGCGGCCCCCTGGGCCGCTTTTGCTCAGGCGCCAATCAGTAGTGTCGGCTCAGGCTCGGTCGAAGACCGCGTCACCCAACTCGAGCGTATTTCTAATGCTCACAGTCAGCTTTTAACCCAACTTCAGCAGCAACTTTCTGATAACCAAAATGATATTGATTCTCTTCGTGGGCAGATCCAGGAAAGTCAGTATCAGCTAAATCAGGTTGTCGAACGACAGAAGCAGATTTTGTTGCAGATGGATAGCCTCAGCAGCGGTGCTGCGGGTGCGCAACCTGCTGCTGGAGATCAAACAGGCGCTGCGACAGCAACGCCTGCACCGTCAACAGATGCGTCGGCCTCCGCAGGCGCTCCTGTACAAAGCGGTGACGCGAATACTGACTACAATGCAGCGATTGCCCTGGTTCAGGACAAATCTCGTCAGGACGATGCCATCGCGGCGTTTCAAAGCTTCGTGAAGAAATACCCTGATTCGACTTACCAGCCAAATGCAAATTACTGGCTCGGTCAGCTGAATTACAACAAAGGGAAAAAGGATGATGCGGCGTTTTATTTTGCCTCTGTGGTAAAAAATTACCCCAAATCACCTAAAGCATCTGATGCAATGTTTAAGGTCGGCGTGATCATGCAGGACAAAGGCGATACTGCAAAAGCGAAGGCTGTGTTTCAGCAGGTGGTTAGTAAGTACCCAGGCACTGAAGGCGCTAAACAAGCGCAAAAACGTCTTGGTTCGATGGGATGA
- the zitB_1 gene encoding zinc transporter ZitB, translating into MNELLEGAPVSMDIPALKRNLSRSIPEVRDVHHVHVWQVGEKPVMTLHVQVVPPHDHDALLGRIQHFLEHHYTISHVTIQMEYQPCNGPDCHLNETQPDHSHHHHH; encoded by the coding sequence GTGAATGAACTGCTGGAAGGTGCGCCGGTTTCGATGGATATTCCTGCGCTGAAACGCAATCTGTCTCGCTCCATCCCGGAAGTGCGTGATGTTCACCACGTTCACGTCTGGCAGGTGGGCGAGAAACCTGTCATGACGCTGCACGTTCAGGTTGTTCCTCCCCATGACCATGATGCCTTGCTGGGGCGCATTCAGCACTTTCTCGAACATCACTACACTATTTCACACGTCACCATTCAAATGGAGTATCAGCCCTGTAATGGACCGGACTGCCACCTCAATGAGACGCAGCCCGATCATTCACATCATCACCATCATTAA
- the gpmA gene encoding 2,3-bisphosphoglycerate-independent phosphoglycerate mutase, whose protein sequence is MAVTKLVLVRHGESQWNNENRFTGWYDVDLSEKGVGEAKAAGKLLKDEGFSFDFAYTSVLKRAIHTLWNVLDELDQAWLPVEKSWKLNERHYGALQGLNKAETAEKYGDEQVKQWRRGFAVTPPELTKDDERYPGHDPRYAKLTDAELPQTESLALTIDRVVPYWNDTILPRVKSGERVIVAAHGNSLRALVKYLDNLGEEEILELNIPTGVPLVYEFDENFKPIKRYYLGNADEIAAKAAAVANQGKAK, encoded by the coding sequence ATGGCTGTAACTAAGCTGGTTCTGGTGCGCCACGGCGAAAGTCAGTGGAACAACGAAAACCGCTTCACCGGTTGGTATGATGTTGATCTGTCAGAGAAAGGCGTTGGCGAAGCAAAAGCTGCAGGTAAACTGCTGAAAGATGAAGGCTTTAGCTTTGATTTTGCTTATACCTCAGTGCTGAAACGTGCCATCCATACTCTGTGGAACGTTCTGGATGAACTGGATCAAGCCTGGCTGCCGGTTGAGAAATCCTGGAAGCTGAATGAGCGCCACTACGGTGCGCTGCAGGGTCTGAACAAAGCTGAAACCGCTGAAAAATACGGTGACGAGCAGGTTAAGCAGTGGCGTCGCGGCTTTGCAGTGACTCCACCAGAGCTGACCAAAGACGACGAGCGCTATCCGGGCCACGATCCGCGTTACGCTAAACTGACCGATGCCGAGCTGCCGCAGACCGAAAGCCTGGCGCTGACCATCGATCGCGTTGTGCCTTACTGGAACGACACTATTCTGCCGCGTGTGAAAAGCGGTGAGCGCGTGATCGTTGCCGCTCACGGTAACTCCCTGCGCGCGCTGGTGAAATACCTGGACAACCTGGGCGAAGAAGAAATTCTCGAACTGAACATCCCTACTGGCGTACCGCTGGTGTACGAGTTCGATGAAAACTTTAAACCAATTAAACGTTACTATCTGGGTAACGCTGACGAAATCGCTGCAAAAGCGGCGGCCGTAGCGAACCAGGGTAAAGCGAAGTAA
- the tolB gene encoding TolB has product MKQALRVAVSFFMLWAAVLHAEVRIEITQGVDSARPIGVVPFQWAGPGAAPEDVGGIVSADLRNSGKFNPLDRSRLPQQPGTAQEVQPAAWSALGIDAVVVGQVTPNPDGGYTVAYQLVDTGGAPGTVLAQNTYKVNKQWLRYAGHTASDEVFEKLTGIKGAFRTRIAYVVQTNGGQFPYELRVSDYDGYNQFTVHRSPQPLMSPAWTPDGSKLAYVTFESGRSALVIQTLSNGAVRQVASFPRHNGAPAFSPDGSKLAFALSKTGSLNLYVMDVGSGQIRQVTDGRSNNTEPTWFPDSQNLAFTSDQAGRPQVYKVNVNGGTPQRITWEGSQNQDADVSSDGKTMVMVSSAGGQQHIAKQDLVTGGVQVLSSTFLDETPSLAPNGTMVIYSSSQGMGSVLNLVSTDGRFKARLPATDGQVKSPAWSPYL; this is encoded by the coding sequence ATGAAGCAGGCATTACGTGTAGCTGTGAGTTTCTTTATGCTGTGGGCAGCTGTGCTGCACGCAGAAGTACGTATTGAGATCACCCAAGGGGTGGACTCGGCACGTCCGATTGGTGTTGTTCCGTTCCAGTGGGCGGGCCCTGGCGCTGCGCCGGAAGACGTTGGTGGTATTGTTTCCGCTGACCTTCGAAACAGCGGCAAATTCAATCCATTGGATCGTTCTCGTCTGCCACAACAGCCGGGCACGGCTCAGGAAGTTCAACCTGCCGCCTGGTCTGCGCTGGGTATTGATGCTGTGGTTGTGGGTCAGGTGACTCCGAATCCAGACGGTGGCTATACCGTAGCCTATCAGTTGGTTGATACCGGTGGTGCGCCAGGTACAGTGTTGGCTCAGAACACTTATAAAGTGAACAAGCAATGGCTGCGCTATGCGGGTCACACTGCAAGTGATGAAGTGTTCGAGAAACTGACCGGTATTAAAGGCGCTTTCCGTACTCGTATCGCTTATGTGGTTCAGACCAACGGCGGTCAATTCCCGTACGAGCTTCGCGTTTCTGACTACGACGGTTACAACCAGTTCACTGTGCATCGCTCTCCGCAACCGCTGATGTCACCGGCCTGGACTCCAGACGGTTCTAAACTGGCGTACGTGACTTTCGAAAGTGGACGCTCCGCACTGGTTATCCAGACGCTGTCCAATGGCGCTGTCCGTCAGGTTGCTTCGTTCCCGCGTCACAACGGTGCTCCAGCATTCTCTCCGGACGGCTCCAAGCTGGCGTTTGCCTTGTCTAAAACAGGCAGCCTGAATCTTTATGTCATGGACGTGGGTTCTGGTCAGATTCGTCAGGTGACCGATGGTCGCAGCAACAACACTGAGCCAACCTGGTTCCCGGACAGCCAGAATCTGGCGTTTACGTCTGACCAGGCAGGTCGTCCACAGGTTTACAAAGTTAACGTCAATGGCGGTACACCGCAGCGCATTACCTGGGAAGGTTCACAGAACCAGGACGCTGATGTCAGCAGTGACGGTAAAACGATGGTAATGGTGAGTTCAGCTGGTGGTCAGCAGCACATTGCCAAACAAGATCTGGTGACGGGAGGCGTACAAGTATTGTCGTCAACGTTCCTGGACGAAACGCCAAGTCTGGCACCTAACGGCACGATGGTAATCTACAGCTCTTCTCAGGGGATGGGATCCGTGTTGAATCTGGTTTCTACAGATGGGCGTTTCAAAGCGCGTCTTCCGGCAACTGATGGACAGGTAAAATCACCTGCCTGGTCGCCGTATCTCTAA
- the nadA gene encoding quinolinate synthase A encodes MMSVMFDPEAAIYPFPPKPVPLNLDEKQFYREKIKRLLKERNAVMVAHYYTDPEIQQLAEETGGCISDSLEMARFGAKHSASTLLVAGVRFMGETAKILSPEKTILMPTLNAECSLDLGCPIEEFSAFCDAHPDRTVVVYANTSAAVKARADWVVTSSIAVELIEHLDSLGQKIIWAPDKHLGNYVQKQTGADVLCWQGACIVHDEFKTQALARMKALYPEAAILVHPESPQSIVDMADAVGSTSQLINAAKTLPQQKLIVATDRGIFYKMQQAVPEKELFEAPTAGEGATCRSCAHCPWMAMNGLKAIADGLESGGAAHEIHVDAALREGALLPLNRMLEFAATLRS; translated from the coding sequence ATGATGAGCGTGATGTTTGATCCAGAGGCCGCAATCTATCCTTTTCCGCCTAAACCTGTGCCGTTAAATCTGGACGAAAAACAGTTTTACCGCGAAAAAATCAAACGTTTGCTAAAAGAACGTAACGCCGTGATGGTGGCGCATTATTACACCGATCCTGAAATTCAACAGCTGGCTGAAGAGACGGGCGGATGTATTTCTGACTCTCTTGAGATGGCGCGTTTTGGGGCAAAACATTCTGCGTCAACGCTTCTGGTGGCTGGCGTTCGCTTTATGGGCGAGACGGCGAAAATTCTGAGTCCTGAAAAAACTATTTTGATGCCGACGCTGAATGCGGAATGCTCCCTTGATCTAGGGTGCCCTATCGAAGAGTTCAGCGCATTTTGCGATGCGCATCCTGACCGAACTGTCGTGGTCTATGCAAATACTTCCGCCGCGGTCAAAGCCCGTGCTGACTGGGTTGTCACCTCCAGTATTGCCGTCGAGCTGATTGAACATCTTGATAGCCTGGGCCAGAAGATCATTTGGGCGCCAGATAAACATCTGGGAAACTATGTGCAAAAGCAAACGGGCGCAGACGTGCTTTGCTGGCAGGGCGCCTGTATCGTCCATGACGAGTTTAAAACCCAGGCACTGGCACGCATGAAGGCGCTGTATCCCGAAGCCGCCATTCTGGTTCATCCAGAGTCACCCCAGTCGATTGTCGACATGGCGGATGCCGTGGGTTCTACCAGCCAACTGATCAACGCGGCAAAAACGTTACCGCAGCAGAAGCTTATCGTCGCCACCGATCGCGGTATTTTTTATAAGATGCAGCAAGCGGTGCCGGAAAAAGAGCTGTTTGAAGCTCCTACTGCCGGGGAAGGGGCAACTTGTCGCAGCTGTGCGCATTGTCCCTGGATGGCGATGAACGGGCTTAAAGCGATTGCCGACGGCCTGGAGTCTGGCGGCGCGGCACACGAAATCCATGTTGATGCAGCTTTGCGTGAAGGCGCATTACTTCCGCTTAACCGCATGCTGGAATTTGCGGCTACACTACGTTCTTGA
- the ybgS gene encoding protein YbgS has translation MKMTKLATLFLTATLTMASGAALAADASSSDNNGQANAAASAGQVAPDAKQNVAPNNVDNNNINTGSGNSSGTMLHPNVTDSGTMNHDGMTKDEVHKNSMCKDGKCPDMNKKVETGSGDNSEVDTKTDGTTQ, from the coding sequence ATGAAAATGACTAAACTGGCAACTCTTTTCCTGACAGCAACGCTGACAATGGCAAGCGGCGCCGCACTGGCAGCCGATGCATCGAGTTCTGATAACAATGGACAGGCCAACGCTGCAGCCAGCGCGGGCCAGGTTGCACCGGATGCTAAACAGAACGTTGCTCCTAATAATGTTGATAACAATAATATCAATACAGGTAGCGGTAACAGCAGCGGAACGATGCTGCATCCGAACGTTACCGATTCAGGCACGATGAACCATGACGGCATGACCAAAGACGAAGTGCACAAAAACTCAATGTGTAAAGACGGTAAATGCCCTGATATGAACAAAAAAGTGGAAACCGGCAGCGGTGACAACAGCGAAGTAGACACCAAAACGGACGGTACAACCCAATAA
- the tolR gene encoding colicin uptake protein TolR, translating into MARSRGRGRRELKSEINIVPLLDVLLVLLLIFMATAPIITQSVEVDLPDATESQAVSSNDNPPVIIEVSGVGQYSVVVEKDRMDQLPPEQIIAEAQRRLEADPKTVFLIGGAKDVPYDEIIKALNLLHSAGVKSVGLMTQPI; encoded by the coding sequence ATGGCCAGATCGCGTGGACGAGGTCGTCGCGAACTCAAGTCCGAAATCAATATTGTACCGTTGCTGGACGTACTGCTGGTGTTGCTGCTGATTTTCATGGCGACTGCGCCCATTATCACCCAGAGCGTGGAAGTTGATCTGCCGGATGCAACAGAATCGCAGGCGGTCAGCTCCAATGACAATCCACCGGTGATCATTGAGGTTTCCGGCGTAGGGCAATACAGCGTAGTGGTCGAAAAAGATCGTATGGATCAGCTTCCACCAGAGCAGATTATTGCTGAAGCGCAACGTCGTCTCGAAGCCGATCCAAAAACGGTCTTCCTGATCGGCGGCGCGAAAGACGTGCCTTACGATGAAATAATTAAAGCGCTGAACTTGCTTCATAGCGCGGGTGTTAAGTCGGTTGGCTTGATGACGCAACCTATTTGA
- the pnuC gene encoding nicotinamide riboside transporter pnuC has product MDFFSTQNILVHIPIGTGGYDLSWIEAVGTIAGLLCIWLASLEKISNYAFGLVNVTLFAIIFFQIQLYASLLLQLFFFAANIYGWYAWSRQNSQQEAELQIRWLPLPKAIAWLAACVVAIGLMTVYINPVFGYLTRIAVSVMSSLGLNVTMPELQPDAFPFWDSCMMVLSIAAMILMTRKYVENWLLWVIINVISVVIFALQGVYAMSLEYMLLTFIALNGSRMWINSARQRGSRALSR; this is encoded by the coding sequence ATGGATTTTTTTAGCACGCAGAACATTCTGGTTCATATCCCGATCGGGACGGGGGGCTACGATCTGTCATGGATTGAAGCTGTCGGCACTATCGCGGGCCTGCTCTGTATCTGGTTAGCGAGTCTGGAGAAGATCAGTAACTATGCGTTCGGCCTGGTTAACGTGACGCTCTTTGCGATTATTTTTTTCCAGATTCAGCTCTATGCCAGTCTTTTGCTGCAGCTGTTTTTCTTTGCCGCCAATATTTACGGCTGGTACGCATGGTCCCGGCAAAACAGCCAGCAGGAGGCAGAACTGCAAATTCGCTGGCTGCCCCTGCCTAAGGCCATCGCCTGGCTTGCGGCATGCGTCGTCGCCATCGGTCTGATGACGGTCTACATCAACCCGGTATTTGGTTATCTTACGCGCATTGCCGTCTCGGTAATGAGCAGCCTTGGACTCAACGTAACAATGCCTGAGCTGCAGCCTGACGCCTTCCCGTTCTGGGACTCCTGCATGATGGTGCTTTCCATTGCAGCGATGATTTTGATGACGCGAAAATACGTCGAAAACTGGCTGCTGTGGGTCATCATCAATGTGATAAGCGTGGTGATCTTTGCATTGCAGGGTGTTTACGCGATGTCGCTGGAATATATGCTTCTCACGTTTATTGCCCTCAACGGCAGCCGGATGTGGATTAACAGCGCGCGCCAGCGTGGCTCACGCGCGCTTTCCCGTTAA